In the Mastacembelus armatus chromosome 17, fMasArm1.2, whole genome shotgun sequence genome, one interval contains:
- the nfatc4 gene encoding nuclear factor of activated T-cells, cytoplasmic 4 produces MGAAPGSGWEEGEFEFKLVFEEDPPQRQSQRPSPVRTAENESSVPGEESEGTLLHLDSSSSSSLVTDNHLAANHGGHTISIPSPPPTANQRVGMHSPPPRRAPVREFSGTYESLPARSVQVSESRVVECPSIQITTISPEDDPAPTIPSYWDMGGGGWDRERLYLPLLDPFTYRDRCPGSLSPSPASSPSSRGWLSPASSCDSLLVEEEELNEATINFGLSPSSRPTSPGGKKRRNSPLASPCNSRRGSYSEELQGCNLEGGDSTHQSQPLPSSCELSIPQKTRKTSLEQLSPRELDQEQAPGHSSPCPLPETQQTRREAPSLGMDYLSVPPALAWGRTRANAHSPLFRSNALPPLDWPLPSQFDQYELRIEVQPRPHHRAHYETEGSRGAVKAAPTGHPVVKLCGYTERKPLSLQVFVGTADDRSIRPHPFYQIHRVTGKMVGTASHESVQVGTKLLDIPLSPENNMTALIDCAGILKLRNSDIELRKGETDVGRKNTRVRLVFRTHLPLAPPVAPPGRLLALQVASLPIECSQRSAQELPVIESVSLTSCSVEGGEELLLSGTNFLPISRVLFMERGTDGKLQWEEEAHVDRDNSNECLLCVRVPAYSNLSISRPVSVSLYVSNGKRKRSSTHCFKFLPIMFKEEDPLLSRPSVLPLDGGTVCPVGGQPRMDRGFHVRDDPMTDDRGLGFHLPPYPPTYSPPCPTLSYQEEYCSKPDAASEEPGGSRAALSERHPSFENLELGFTELLPHLYPRGPQPPSPSPSPWLDSPYLSSSPSPSHSSSLSPFPAGSPISTSPLPPIPTSPYPQYSAYPQEVCPSPPSNPYQDICPAPYSHFEGWDPQGRVLGTGHGGERGAKIQDCPLEFTTSSSMHHITFEEVTEFIGEDIQLYQSGSHMDNQPN; encoded by the exons ATGGGGGCCGCGCCGGGCTCGGGATGGGAGGAGGGCGAGTTCGAGTTCAAGTTGGTGTTTGAGGAGGACCCGCCGCAGCGGCAGAGCCAGAGGCCATCCCCGGTGCGCACAGCCGAAAACGAGAGCTCCGTACCCGGGGAGGAAAGCGAGGGCACCCTGCTGCACCTGgactcctccagcagcagcagcctgg TTACAGACAACCACCTCGCTGCCAATCATGGTGGACACACAATCAGCATCCCCAGTCCACCACCCACAGCCAATCAGCGGGTTGGGATGCATTCTCCGCCCCCACGCAGAGCCCCGGTCAGGGAGTTCAGTGGGACCTATGAGAGCCTGCCAGCGCGCTCTGTACAG GTATCAGAGTCTCGTGTGGTTGAGTGTCCCAGTATTCAGATAACCACCATCTCGCCCGAAGACGACCCAGCACCCACCATCCCCAGCTACTGGGACATGGGTGGTGGTGGCTGGGACCGTGAGCGTCTTTATCTCCCCCTGCTGGACCCTTTTACCTACCGCGATAGATGCCCCGGCTCCCTCAGCCCCAGTCCTGCCTCCAGCCCCTCCTCTCGTGGTTGGCTTAGCCCCGCCTCCAGCTGTGACTCTCTGTtggtggaagaggaggagcttaACGAAGCCACCATCAATTTTGGGCTCTCTCCATCCTCGAGGCCCACTTCCCCTGGAGGTAAAAAGCGTAGAAACTCCCCCTTGGCCTCCCCTTGTAACTCACGGAGGGGCAGTTACTCAGAGGAGCTGCAGGGATGCAACCTGGAAGGTGGAGACTCCACCCATCAATCACAACCTCTGCCCAGCAGCTGTGAGCTCAGCATCccacagaaaaccaggaaaacGTCGTTAGAACAG TTGTCGCCGAGGGAGTTGGATCAAGAACAGGCTCCTGGCCACAGCTCCCCCTGCCCACTTCCAGAGACTCAGCAGACCAGGAGAGAGGCTCCCTCTCTGGGCATGGACTACCTCTCTGTGCCTCCTGCTCTGGCCTGGGGCAGGACCCGAGCCAACGCCCACAGCCCTCTGTTCAG GTCTAATGCTCTGCCACCGCTCGACTGGCCGCTGCCATCCCAGTTTGACCAGTATGAGTTGCGTATTGAGGTGCAGCCACGTCCACACCACAGAGCCCACTATGAGACAGAAGGGAGCAGAGGAGCCGTCAAGGCTGCACCAACAGGACATCCTGTAGTTAAG CTGTGCGGATACACAGAGAGGAAGCCGCTCTCTCTTCAGGTTTTCGTCGGAACAGCTGACGACAGATCGATCAGGCCACATCCTTTCTATCAGATACACAG GGTGACAGGGAAGATGGTGGGTACTGCCAGTCATGAGAGTGTTCAGGTGGGGACTAAACTGCTGGACATCCCCCTCAGCCCTGAGAACAACATGACTGCACT CATTGACTGTGCAGGGATTCTGAAACTGAGAAACTCGGATATTGAGCtgagaaaaggagaaacagaCGTCGGAAGGAAGAACACACGTGTCCGTTTGGTGTTTCGTACTCACCTCCCTCTAGCGCCCCCTGTAGCTCCACCTGGCCGGCTGTTGGCTCTGCAGGTCGCCTCGCTGCCCATCGAATGCT CCCAGCGTTCAGCCCAGGAGCTGCCCGTCATCGAGTCTGTCAGCCTCACGTCCTGTTCTGTAGAGGGCGGAGAGGAGCTTCTGCTGAGTGGCACTAACTTTCTGCCGATTTCCAGAGTCCTGTTCATGGAGAGAGGAACAG ATGGTAAATTACAGTGGGAGGAAGAGGCTCACGTTGACCGTGACAACAGCAATGAG tgtttgttgtgtgtgagaGTTCCCGCCTACAGCAACCTGTCCATCAGTCGACCTGTGTCGGTCAGTCTTTACGTTTCCAACgggaagaggaaaagaagcAGCACTCATTGCTTCAAGTTTCTCCCCA TTATGTTCAAAGAGGAGGATCCTCTGCTGTCCCGGCCCTCTGTGCTCCCTCTGGATGGAGGAACTGTGTGTCCTGTGGGGGGACAACCCAGGATGGACAGGGGCTTCCATGTCAGAGATGACCCCATGACTGATGATCGAGGACTGGGCTTCCATCTGCCCCCCTACCCCCCTACATACTCTCCTCCCTGCCCCACTCTGAGCTACCAGGAGGAGTACTGCTCTAAACCTGATGCTGCGTCAGAGGAACCCGGAGGGTCCAGGGCAGCCCTGTCTGAGCGTCACCCCAGCTTTGAGAACCTGGAACTGGGCTTCACTGAGCTCCTTCCCCATTTGTACCCCCGTGGCCCACAGCCTCCTTCCCCCTCTCCTTCCCCGTGGCTGGATTCACCTTACCTGTCCTCCTCACCCTCCCCTTCCCACTCCTCTTCCCTCAGCCCTTTCCCTGCCGGGAGTCCCATCTCGACCTCCCCTCTACCTCCCATCCCCACTTCCCCTTACCCCCAGTACTCTGCTTATCCTCAGGAGGTGTGCCCATCCCCTCCCTCCAACCCATATCAGGACATCTGCCCAGCACCCTACTCTCATTTTGAGGGCTGGGACCCCCAGGGAAGGGTGCTAGGGACAGGACATGGGGGAGAGAGGGGTGCCAAGATCCAGGATTGCCCTTTGGAGTTTACCACCTCATCATCTATGCACCACATTACCTTTGAAGAAG TGACAGAGTTCATCGGGGAGGACATCCAGTTGTACCAGTCAGGCTCACACATGGACAATcagccaaactga